The following proteins come from a genomic window of Nicotiana tomentosiformis chromosome 12, ASM39032v3, whole genome shotgun sequence:
- the LOC104086812 gene encoding glycosyltransferase BC10-like — MKHETHQNHFISAKLFNSQRYIHSLIVYFLFFGSGLVIGISVSFYLKDVPITLKKKLFSFQPSPLIITPKLNPPPSQSLNLPLNQQPHQRVQVNNDRRVENNNKRKRVGRIGLKDYIKPPEAMHDMNDEELIWRASMVPKVRNFPFKRTPKIAFMFLARGSLPLAPLWERFFKGNEGRYSIYIHSQPSFKGIAPEEGPIFHGRRVPSKRVDWGEFSMVEAERRLLANALLDMSNERFVLLSEACIPLYNFTTIYTYIMNSTKTFVESYDEWGPVGRGRYNSQMTPWVTIEQWRKGSQWFELDREIAVDVITDPKYFNLFKEFCRPACYSDEHYLPTFVTMRYWWKNGNRTLTWVDWTKGGPHPTKFARTEVTKELLNQMRSGIQCEYNGEPTSMCYLFARKFLPSTLDRLLKFAPKVMMFG, encoded by the exons ATGAAGCATGAAACACATCAAAATCACTTTATCTCAGCAAAATTATTCAATTCTCAAAGGTACATTCATAGCCTTATTGTTTATTTCCTTTTCTTTGGCTCTGGTTTGGTTATAGGAATTTCAGTAAGCTTCTATCTCAAAGATGTCCCAATCACATtaaagaaaaaattattttctttccaaCCTTCTCCACTTATAATAACACCAAAATTGAATCCTCCACCATCTCAGTCATTGAATTTACCTTTGAATCAACAGCCGCATCAACGCGTACAAGTGAATAATGATCGTCGCGTCGAGAataataataagaggaaaagggtTGGTAGAATAGGGCTAAAAGATTATATTAAGCCTCCAGAAGCCATGCACGATATGAATGATGAAGAGTTAATATGGAGAGCTTCAATGGTTCCTAAGGTTAGAAATTTTCCATTTAAACGTACCCCAAAAATTGCATTCATGTTTTTAGCAAGAGGAAGTTTGCCATTGGCTCCTCTTTGGGAACGATTTTTCAAAGGAAATGAAGGGCGTTACTCCATTTATATTCATTCACAACCTTCTTTCAAAGGAATTGCACCTGAAGAAGGACCTATCTTTCATGGCAGAAGAGTACCAAGTAAG AGAGTGGACTGGGGAGAATTCAGCATGGTGGAAGCAGAACGAAGATTACTAGCCAATGCCTTACTTGACATGTCAAACGAGCGTTTTGTGCTTCTTTCAGAGGCTTGCATTCCGTTGTACAATTTCACTACCATCTACACCTATATCATGAACTCCACGAAAACTTTCGTGGAGTCCTATGATGAATGGGGCCCCGTTGGACGTGGACGTTATAATAGTCAGATGACACCATGGGTGACCATCGAACAATGGCGAAAAGGGTCCCAGTGGTTCGAGCTCGACCGGGAGATCGCGGTCGACGTGATCACCGATCCAAAGTATTTCAATTTATTCAAAGAATTTTGCAGGCCAGCATGTTACTCAGATGAACATTACTTGCCAACTTTTGTTACTATGAGATATTGGTGGAAAAATGGTAACAGGACGTTGACTTGGGTTGACTGGACAAAAGGTGGGCCCCATCCAACGAAGTTTGCTAGGACAGAGGTGACAAAGGAGTTGTTAAACCAAATGAGAAGTGGAATTCAGTGCGAATATAATGGAGAACCTACAAGTATGTGTTACCTTTTTGCAAGAAAGTTTTTGCCTAGCACATTGGATAGGCTTTTGAAGTTTGCTCCTAAGGTCATGATGTTCGGTTGA